In Pedobacter sp. SL55, the following proteins share a genomic window:
- the lon gene encoding endopeptidase La, protein MSKQDPFDFNTLPIISEDTEFFPLMSQQDEDDMNSEETPEILSILPLRNTVLFPGVVIPITVGRDKSIKLIKEAYKGDRVIGVVTQKDVSIEDPTLDQLHSVGTVAHIIKMLQMPDGNTTVIIQGKQRFQLVEEVQSEPFIKAIVAKFTETKHKNDKEFKSLVAAIKEMSSQIIQLSPNIPSEAGIALKNIESTSFLINFISSNMNAEMADKQKMLEMGNLRKRADMVMELLTQELQMLELKNQIQTKVRTDLDKQQRDYFLNQQLKTIQEELGNSTDLEFEALETRSKKKKWKVEVKEHFKKELEKLGRMNPAAPDYSIQMNYLELLLDLPWNEFTKDNFDLKRAQRVLDKDHFGLEKVKQRIIEYLAVLKLKRDMKAPILCLVGPPGVGKTSLGKSIAKALNRKYVRMALGGVRDEAEIRGHRKTYIGAMPGRIIQSIKKAGADNPVFVLDEIDKVGSDFRGDPSSALLEMLLDPEQNNAFNDHYVEAEYDLSNVLFIATANSLSTIQPALLDRMEIIEVNGYTIEEKIEIAKKYLLPKQKEVHGLDNKQITLKNSLIEKVIEDYTRESGVRGLEKKIGSLVRGVATKIAMDEPYEPTLDNNDVEKILGAPIFDKDAYEGNEVAGVVTGLAWTQVGGDILFIEASLSPGKGKLTLTGNLGDVMKESAVIALAYIRAHATQFGIDHELFDNFDLHVHVPAGATPKDGPSAGITMLTALVSAFTQRKVKQNLAMTGEITLRGKVLPVGGIKEKILAAKRANIKEIILCKSNRKDILEIKEDYIKDLQFHYVTEMQEVINLALTKDKVKNPIDLTIKTKPSTDK, encoded by the coding sequence ATGAGCAAACAAGACCCGTTTGATTTTAACACCTTACCTATTATAAGCGAAGACACCGAGTTTTTTCCATTAATGTCTCAGCAAGATGAAGACGACATGAACAGCGAAGAAACTCCCGAAATACTTTCTATACTTCCGTTAAGAAATACCGTATTATTTCCTGGTGTAGTAATTCCTATTACAGTTGGCAGAGATAAGTCTATCAAATTGATAAAAGAAGCCTACAAAGGCGATAGGGTAATTGGCGTGGTAACGCAAAAAGATGTTTCTATAGAAGATCCTACTTTAGACCAACTACACAGTGTGGGTACCGTAGCTCATATCATTAAAATGCTACAGATGCCCGATGGAAATACTACGGTAATTATACAAGGCAAGCAACGTTTTCAATTGGTAGAGGAAGTGCAATCTGAACCTTTTATTAAGGCAATTGTTGCAAAATTTACCGAAACCAAACACAAGAACGATAAGGAGTTTAAAAGCTTGGTGGCGGCAATAAAAGAAATGTCGAGCCAAATTATCCAGCTTTCTCCAAATATCCCTAGCGAAGCCGGAATTGCCTTAAAGAACATCGAAAGCACTTCATTTTTAATCAATTTCATTTCTTCAAACATGAATGCAGAAATGGCCGATAAGCAGAAAATGCTTGAAATGGGCAATTTACGCAAACGTGCAGATATGGTAATGGAGCTGCTTACTCAAGAATTGCAAATGTTGGAACTTAAAAATCAAATTCAAACTAAAGTGCGAACTGATTTAGATAAGCAACAACGCGATTATTTCCTTAACCAACAGTTAAAAACCATACAAGAAGAACTAGGCAACTCTACCGATCTAGAATTTGAGGCATTAGAAACTCGTTCTAAAAAGAAAAAATGGAAAGTTGAAGTTAAAGAACATTTCAAAAAAGAACTAGAAAAACTAGGCAGAATGAACCCTGCCGCTCCAGATTATTCTATTCAAATGAATTACCTAGAGCTGTTGCTAGATTTACCTTGGAACGAGTTTACCAAAGATAATTTCGATTTAAAAAGAGCACAACGTGTTTTAGATAAAGACCACTTCGGTTTAGAAAAAGTGAAGCAACGTATCATCGAATACCTAGCTGTATTGAAGCTAAAGCGTGATATGAAAGCACCTATTTTATGTTTGGTTGGCCCTCCGGGAGTAGGTAAAACATCTTTAGGTAAATCTATTGCCAAAGCTTTAAACCGTAAATATGTGCGTATGGCTTTGGGTGGTGTAAGAGACGAAGCCGAAATTCGTGGACACCGAAAAACTTATATCGGTGCAATGCCAGGCCGCATTATTCAATCTATCAAAAAAGCAGGTGCTGATAACCCTGTTTTTGTATTGGATGAGATTGATAAAGTAGGCTCTGATTTTAGAGGCGATCCTTCATCAGCTTTGCTTGAAATGCTACTAGACCCAGAGCAAAATAATGCGTTTAACGACCATTATGTAGAAGCAGAATATGACCTTTCTAACGTGCTATTCATTGCTACCGCGAACTCGTTGAGCACTATACAACCTGCTTTGCTAGACCGTATGGAGATTATCGAAGTAAATGGTTATACCATAGAAGAGAAAATCGAAATTGCTAAAAAATACCTGCTACCTAAGCAAAAAGAGGTACATGGTTTAGATAATAAGCAAATCACTTTAAAAAACTCGCTGATTGAGAAAGTAATTGAAGATTATACCAGAGAAAGTGGTGTACGTGGTTTAGAAAAGAAAATTGGGTCTTTGGTACGTGGCGTTGCTACAAAAATTGCGATGGACGAGCCTTATGAGCCAACTTTAGACAACAATGATGTAGAGAAAATTTTAGGTGCGCCTATTTTTGACAAAGATGCTTACGAAGGCAATGAAGTTGCTGGCGTGGTTACTGGTTTAGCTTGGACACAAGTTGGGGGCGATATTTTATTCATCGAAGCTAGTTTAAGTCCGGGTAAAGGTAAATTAACCTTAACAGGTAACTTGGGCGATGTAATGAAAGAATCTGCAGTAATTGCTTTGGCTTACATTAGAGCGCATGCAACACAATTTGGTATTGACCACGAGCTGTTCGACAACTTCGATTTACATGTTCACGTTCCGGCAGGGGCTACACCAAAAGATGGTCCTTCGGCAGGTATAACGATGTTAACTGCTTTAGTTTCGGCATTTACGCAACGCAAAGTGAAACAAAACTTAGCCATGACCGGAGAAATCACGCTTCGTGGAAAAGTATTGCCAGTTGGTGGCATTAAAGAGAAAATCTTAGCGGCTAAACGTGCAAACATTAAAGAAATCATTCTATGTAAATCTAACCGAAAGGATATTTTAGAGATCAAAGAAGATTACATTAAAGATTTGCAATTTCACTATGTGACAGAAATGCAAGAAGTGATTAACTTAGCCTTAACTAAGGATAAAGTGAAAAACCCGATAGATTTAACGATAAAAACAAAACCAAGTACCGATAAATAG
- a CDS encoding tetratricopeptide repeat protein — MKLITKSYILLLVIAFSISVKAQSNFEKQGTQAWMKGDFRTAVIQLEKAEAKDPSNVNVLKMLGYSYFQNGDFENAIGAYTRLIAQKPTDYSAYYYRGKARLNIANAPKESLNQMRDSFYSAAIKDFSKAMEISGEEDIQILQNRGVAYKDYGIFKSYKSKKSAEKNACIALFNNSISDFQKILTMQPLKKDVISLIDYVKAQIASLK; from the coding sequence ATGAAACTTATCACAAAATCTTATATTTTATTACTGGTTATAGCCTTTAGTATTAGCGTTAAGGCGCAAAGTAACTTCGAAAAACAAGGTACGCAAGCGTGGATGAAAGGCGATTTTAGAACGGCTGTAATACAGTTGGAAAAAGCAGAAGCAAAAGACCCAAGTAATGTAAACGTTTTAAAGATGTTGGGCTACTCTTATTTCCAAAATGGCGATTTTGAAAATGCAATTGGGGCTTATACTCGCTTAATTGCACAAAAACCCACAGATTATTCTGCGTATTATTACAGAGGAAAAGCGAGGCTAAATATTGCCAATGCACCTAAAGAGTCGCTTAATCAAATGCGAGATAGTTTTTATAGTGCAGCAATTAAAGATTTCTCTAAAGCCATGGAAATTAGTGGGGAAGAAGATATTCAGATTTTGCAGAATAGGGGGGTTGCTTACAAAGATTATGGTATATTCAAATCTTACAAGTCTAAGAAAAGTGCCGAAAAAAATGCCTGTATAGCATTGTTTAATAACTCAATTTCTGATTTTCAGAAAATATTAACGATGCAGCCGCTTAAAAAAGATGTAATTTCTTTAATTGACTACGTGAAAGCTCAAATTGCAAGCTTAAAATAA